The DNA segment TGTGTCGCCGCCAGTCGCGCCTCGATGGCCTGGCGGCGGGCGTTCTGCAATTCCGCGAACTGGCCTTCACCCAGGCGCCACGCCTTTTCCAGCAAGCGCGCATTGTCATCCATGCGCCGCGCGACCTCCGCCAGCCGCAGCCATTGCTCGCGACTGCCGTGCGCGAGTCGGACCGTGCGCTGCGCCTCGGCCTCGACACGCGCCAGCACCAAGGCTTCGCGCGCGCTGGCCGCATCGGCCTCGGCCGCACCGGCCCGTGCCGACGCGGCACGCCCGCTGCCGGGCAAGGGAATCGTCAGTTGCAGGCCGACAATGCGCTCCTGACCGTCGCGCTCGCTGCCATAGGTGAGGCCAACCGTCGGATCGGGCAGTCGCTCGGCGTCCAGACGCTGGGCCGCAAGCCTCCCGCGCCTGGCGCCGCCACGGGCCAGGGCAAGTTCATGGTTGTGCGCCAGGATGCGCTCGCGCCAGACCTCGGGTGCGTCGGGGATGGCAGGCGGTCCATCGAGCGCCGCCTGCGCCGGCAGCGCTATGCCGGGAAAATGCTGGACGAATTCGAGTGCCGCGCGATCCTGCCGATTGGCGGCCTGCGCCTGCTGTCCCTGTGCTTGTGCCAGCTGGGCCCCGGACAACAGTTCTTCCAGTTTCGCCGCATCGCCAGCGCCGACTCTCTTGCCGACTACTTCGTGCTGGCGTCGCAGGGTTTCGACCTGCGCCGCCCACTCCTTTGCCGCCGCGGCTTCACGCTGCCATTCGAACCAGCGGCTGAGCAACAGTCGCGCGGTCTCGTGCAGGGCATCACCCAGTGCGAAACGGGCCTGGTCCACACCGGCAGCACCCAGCTCCGCATCCTTGGCCGCCTTGCCCGGCAGGCGAATGGCCCGCTCGAATCCGATTTCCTGCTCGCGATAGCTGAGGCCAAGCGGGCGCTCGCGCCTCTGCTGAGTGGAGAGCTTCAGCGCAAGCTCGTGGGGGCCGGCCTCGAGTCGATCACGATTGGCTTCTTCGACCTGGATGCCGGCGACTGCGCCACGCACCACGGGATGAGCGCGCAGCGCCTGCTCCACCAGAACCGCCGGTGGCAGATCAGGCGCATCGACAGCGAAAGCCGTCAGCGGCCAAAGCAAGAGGATCAATAGACGTTTCATGCCAAGGCCCCCGAATCGAGCACGGGACTCAGCCACCAGGTGACCTCCGGGCTCGGCAACTCGCTCTTGAGTTCCTGCAGCAATTCGGCGACATGAAGAGCGTCCATGAGGATTTCGATGCGCACCCGCTCGGCGCGGCCGCGCACCTGCTCGCGCGCGCTGGCGATGCCCTCGGGGTCGCCATGTCCCTCGATGCGATGCGTATTGAAAGGGCCAACCCACGCCGGATGCTTCAGCAGACTGTCAAGAATGCGTGCTTCCAGCCCTTTCGGCAAAACCAGCGTCAGGCAGACGTCGAAACGCTTTGTCATGATTCCTTTCCCCAGCGTTGATAGAGAATGGGCAGCATCACCAATGTCAGCAAGGTCGAAGTGATCAGGCCGCCGATGACGACAATGGCCAGCGGGCGCTGGATCTCCGAGCCCGGCCCGGTGGCGAACAGGAGCGGCACCAGGCCAAAGGCGGCAATGCTGGCGGTCATCAAGACCGGCCTCAGGCGACGCTTGGAACCTTCGATCACCACTCGTTCCAGCGGCATGCCCTGCGCCCGCAACTGGTTGAAGTAGGAAATCAGCACCAGGCCGTTGAGCACGGCGATGCCAAGCAGGGCGATGAAGCCGACCGAGGCCGGCACTGACAGATACTCACCGGCAACCAGCAGGGCGAAGACGCCGCCGATCAGCGCGAAAGGAATATTGACGAAGACCATCGCCGCCTGGCGTACCGAGCCGAAGGTGGTGAAAAGAATGTGGAAGATCAGTGCCAGCGCCACCGGCACTACCAACATCAAGCGTTTCGCGGCACGCTGCTGGTTCTCGAACTGCCCGCCCCAGGCCAAACGATAACCCGCGGGCAGCTTGACCTCGGCGGCCACCCTGGTCTTCGCTTCCTCGACGAAACCGACCAGATCGCGGCCGGTGACGTTGGCCTGGATCACGACCAGCCGTGCCGCGTTTTCGTGGTCCACCTTGACCGGACCGGCGAGACGCTTGAGCGTGGCCACCGCGGAAAGCGGCACGGTCTGCCCGTTCGCCAACGCCAGGTGGACGCCGCCGAACAGTGCCGGCGACATGCGCATCTCGTCACTGCCGCGGATCACCAGCGGCGTGCGGCGGCCGCCTTCGAGCACCAGTCCCAATGACTGGCCTTCGATCTGTGCGCGCAGGGCGCCGGCGATGTCCTCGATGGAGAGCCCGACACGACCTGCCACCAGGCGGTCGACCTCGACCGTGAAGTACTGCACGCCCTCATTTTTGACCGTCAGTACGTCCTGCGCGCCGGGCACGGTTTTCAGCAACCCGGCGATCTTCTCGGCCAGCGCGTTGAGTTCGCCCAGATCGGTGCCGAAGACCTTGATCGCCAGATCACCACGCGTTCCGGTCAGCATCTCGGAGACGCGCATCTCGATCGGCTGGGTAAAGGCGATGTCCATGCCGGGGAAGTCGGCGAGTACCTTGCGGATTTCATTGGTCAACCATTCCTTGTCCGGCTGGCGCCACTCCTTGCGCGGCGCCAGGACGAGGAAGCTGTCGGTCTCGTTGAGTCCCATCGGATCAAGGCCGAGCTCGTCCGAGCCGGTGCGGGCAACGATATCCTTGATCTCCGGCACACGCTCGAGCAAAGCCTTCTGTACCGCGAGATCGGTGCGCGCACTTTGTTCGAGGCTGATCGAAGGCAGCTTGGCCAGTTGCATCAGGATGTCGCCCTCGTCCATGGTCGGCATGAAAGCCTTGCCGAGCAGGAAGAAGGCCGCGACCGTGGCGACCAGCGCTGCGACGGCGGTCGTGATCACCTTGCGCGAATTGGCCAGGCTCCAGGCCAGCAGGGGTTCATAGAGGCGCATCGCCTGACGCGGCAGCCAGGGCTCGTGGTGTCCGCTCGTGGGTTTCAGCAGGTAGGACGTCAGCACCGGAATCACGGTCAATGACAGCAGCAGCGAGCCCGAGAGCGCGAACACGATGGTCAATGCCACGGGAATGAAGAGCTTGCCCTCCAGCCCCTGCAGGGTCAGCAGCGGCAGGAAGACGATGACGATGATGGCCATGCCGGACACCACCGGCTCCGTTACCTCGCGCACGGCGCGGTAGATGCGATGCAGGAAGGGCAGCTTGGCGCCGGCCGGATCGCCGAGCTGGCTTTCGACGTTTTCCACCACCACCACGGCGGCATCCACCAGCATGCCGATGGCAATGGCCAGGCCGCCCAGGCTCATCAGGTTGGCCGACATGCCAAAGGCGCTCATCAGGATGAAGGTCACCAGCGCGGCCAGCGGCAGCACGCAGGCCACGGCAATTGCCGCGCGCAGGTTGCCGAGGAAGGCCAGCAGCAGCACAACCACGAGCACGATGGCCTCCGCCAGCGCGCGGGCCACGGTGCCGATGGCGCGGTCGACCAGCGCGCCGCGGTCGTAGAAAATCTTCGTCGTCACGCCCGGCGGCAGCGCGGTTGCGATTTCGGCCAGTTTGGCGCGCACGCCCTCGACCACGGTGCGCGCATTGGCGCCGCGCAGACCGAGTACCAGACCCTCGACCGCTTCCTCCTTGCCGCCGCGAGTAACGAAACCGTAGCGGGTCAGGCTGCCGACACGCACCTCGGCGACGTCGCCGACACGGGTGACGTGCGGCGGATGTGCTGTATGCGGATCAGGTATCAGGATGGCACGCAAATCATCCAGTGTCCTGACACTGCCTTCGACACGCACCAGCAGCGATTCCTCGCCCTCGGACAGGCGGCCGGCGCCGTCGTTGCGATTATTGGCCTCGAGCGCGCGACGCAGGTCGGCCAAGGTCAGGCTGCGCGCCTTCAACGCCAGCAGGTTAGGCACCACCTCGAAGCTGCGTACATGGCCACCCAGGGCGTTGACGTCGGCCACGCCGGGTAGCGTGCGCAGTTGCGGCCGGATCACCCAATCGAGCAGGCTGCGTTTTTCCGCCAGCGACAGGTTGCCTTCGATGGTGAACATCAGCATCTCGCCCAGCGGCGTGGTGATCGGCGCCAGGCCGCCGGAAACCTCGGCGGGGAAGTCCTTCATTGCGCTGGCCAGCCGCTCGGACACCTGCTGGCGCGCCCAGTAGATGTCGGCGCTGTCTTCGAAATCGAGCGTGATGTCGGCGATGGCGTACTTGGCCACGGCGCGCAGGCTGCGCTGCTTGGGAATGCCGAGCATTTCCAGCTCGATCGGCGTGACGACACGCGCCTCGACTTCCTCCGGCGTCATGCCCGGCGCCTTGACGATGATCTTGACCTGGGTCGACGACACATCGGGATAGGCATCGATCGGCAGCCCGCGTACGGCATAGGCGCCGGCACCGATCAGCAGCAGGGTCGCGATCAGCACCAGCAGGCGCTGGGTCAGCGCAAATTCGACGAGTTTTTGCAGCATGTCACTGATTCCCGCCGAGACCCAGCCAGGATGCCTTCAGTGTCGATGCGCCCTTGATTGCAAACCGGGTGTCGCCAGCAAGATCGGCGGTCAGCAACGCCGTATCGGACGTTTCGTCGAGCAGTTTGACGGGCACCGGACGAAAGCCGCCAGCCGCCTCGACAAAGATCCAGACCTGCCCCTCATGGCGCACCAAAGCCGCAGCGGGCAAACGCCAGGTTTTCTCGTCCAGCTGTCGCGCGGGGCGAATTTCCGCCTGCACATACTGGAAGGGTCGAATGCAGGCTTCCGGCTTGCGCAATTCGGCACGGATCAGCAACGACTGGCTGGCTGCCTGCATTTGCGGCGCAACCAGAGTCACGCGTCCGGCCTGCGTGCAGCCGGGAATATTCACTGTATCGCCCGCTGCAATACCGGCTGCCTGCGCTGGTGCGGCCTGAATTTCCAGCCACAGCGGTGCCAGCCGCCCAAGCTTCAGCAGCGGCGTCATGGCATCGACACGCTGTCCGGGCTGGACATTGGCTTCGAGTACCACGCCATCGAAGGGGGCACGCAACTCCGCGATCCCGGTGACCTCCTTGGCAGACCCGGCCATGCCGGCCAGCTGCATCGCACGCTGTTTCTCGGCCGCCAGCGCCACTGCCTGCCGTTCGCCCGCCAGAGTGGCCGAAAGCCGGCTTTGCGCAATGATGCCATCGGCAAACAGCGCCTCATCCCGGCGCCGGTTTTCGGCCGCCAGTTGCGCCTGGGCGATAGCGTTCAAGTGGTCGCGCTGCAATTCGAGCAATGTCCCGCCCTGCAGTCGCAGCAGCGGTTGCCCTTTCTTCACCGTATCACCATAGGCGACTTTCACTGCGGCGACCATGGCCGGCACCGCCGCCGCGACCACCTCGACCTGCCCCGGAGGAACTATGACTTGCGCCGGCAGGCGCAGGTTGGCAAAGGATTTCTGCTCGGCCAGCGTCGCCGTGAGAATGCCTGCCTGCCTTACCTGTGCAGGAGAAAGCCTGATTTCGTCTGCCGCGGCGAACAAGGGCAACAGGAGCAGCGGAATGGAGAGCAAACGGCGCATGATGCTTGGTCTGTAACACGTCGATGCGGCCAATATACATCGCCAGGATTAACCCACCATTAACGAGAAGCTGATGGCTGCCCCAAGCCAATAGTCGGCGCCGGCGATACGGCGATATGGATCGATCAGCGCGCCGCTGCGAGTACGGTATCCTCCAGCGGCACGCGAACACAGGCGGCGGTGCCGCCGCCCTCGCGCGGCCTCAGTTCCACCGTCCACCCGTTGGCCGTGGCGATCTGGCGCACGATGGCCAGGCCCAGGCCACTGCCTCCGGTGCTGCTGCTGCGCGAGGGCTCGAGCCGGTAGAAGGGACGGAACACGGCTTCCCGCTCGTGTTCCGGAATGCCCGGACCGCGATCCAGAACACAGATATCGACCACGCCGTCGGCGATGCGGTACTCGATATCGATCGGCTGACCGGCGCCATAGCGCACTGCGTTGTCGACGAGATTGGAAAAGATGCGCTTGAGCGCCAGCGGCCGTACGCTGAGGCGGCAATCGGGGCCCTTGCGACCGCGCAGTTCGGCGCCGGTGTGGGCATACTCGGCGGCGACACTGGAGAGAAGATCGCACAAATCCAGTTCGACCGAGTCCTGCTCGGCAAAATCACGACTCACCTCAAGGCAGCGGGCGATCAGTTCGTTCATGCCATCCACATCGCGCAGAACGCGCTCGAAGAGGTCCGGGGCCGGATTTTCGGAGAGCATC comes from the Sulfuritalea hydrogenivorans sk43H genome and includes:
- a CDS encoding TolC family protein, with translation MKRLLILLLWPLTAFAVDAPDLPPAVLVEQALRAHPVVRGAVAGIQVEEANRDRLEAGPHELALKLSTQQRRERPLGLSYREQEIGFERAIRLPGKAAKDAELGAAGVDQARFALGDALHETARLLLSRWFEWQREAAAAKEWAAQVETLRRQHEVVGKRVGAGDAAKLEELLSGAQLAQAQGQQAQAANRQDRAALEFVQHFPGIALPAQAALDGPPAIPDAPEVWRERILAHNHELALARGGARRGRLAAQRLDAERLPDPTVGLTYGSERDGQERIVGLQLTIPLPGSGRAASARAGAAEADAASAREALVLARVEAEAQRTVRLAHGSREQWLRLAEVARRMDDNARLLEKAWRLGEGQFAELQNARRQAIEARLAATQARLEASEARYRLMLDAHQLWNTEIE
- a CDS encoding DUF3240 family protein → MTKRFDVCLTLVLPKGLEARILDSLLKHPAWVGPFNTHRIEGHGDPEGIASAREQVRGRAERVRIEILMDALHVAELLQELKSELPSPEVTWWLSPVLDSGALA
- a CDS encoding efflux RND transporter permease subunit, which gives rise to MLQKLVEFALTQRLLVLIATLLLIGAGAYAVRGLPIDAYPDVSSTQVKIIVKAPGMTPEEVEARVVTPIELEMLGIPKQRSLRAVAKYAIADITLDFEDSADIYWARQQVSERLASAMKDFPAEVSGGLAPITTPLGEMLMFTIEGNLSLAEKRSLLDWVIRPQLRTLPGVADVNALGGHVRSFEVVPNLLALKARSLTLADLRRALEANNRNDGAGRLSEGEESLLVRVEGSVRTLDDLRAILIPDPHTAHPPHVTRVGDVAEVRVGSLTRYGFVTRGGKEEAVEGLVLGLRGANARTVVEGVRAKLAEIATALPPGVTTKIFYDRGALVDRAIGTVARALAEAIVLVVVLLLAFLGNLRAAIAVACVLPLAALVTFILMSAFGMSANLMSLGGLAIAIGMLVDAAVVVVENVESQLGDPAGAKLPFLHRIYRAVREVTEPVVSGMAIIVIVFLPLLTLQGLEGKLFIPVALTIVFALSGSLLLSLTVIPVLTSYLLKPTSGHHEPWLPRQAMRLYEPLLAWSLANSRKVITTAVAALVATVAAFFLLGKAFMPTMDEGDILMQLAKLPSISLEQSARTDLAVQKALLERVPEIKDIVARTGSDELGLDPMGLNETDSFLVLAPRKEWRQPDKEWLTNEIRKVLADFPGMDIAFTQPIEMRVSEMLTGTRGDLAIKVFGTDLGELNALAEKIAGLLKTVPGAQDVLTVKNEGVQYFTVEVDRLVAGRVGLSIEDIAGALRAQIEGQSLGLVLEGGRRTPLVIRGSDEMRMSPALFGGVHLALANGQTVPLSAVATLKRLAGPVKVDHENAARLVVIQANVTGRDLVGFVEEAKTRVAAEVKLPAGYRLAWGGQFENQQRAAKRLMLVVPVALALIFHILFTTFGSVRQAAMVFVNIPFALIGGVFALLVAGEYLSVPASVGFIALLGIAVLNGLVLISYFNQLRAQGMPLERVVIEGSKRRLRPVLMTASIAAFGLVPLLFATGPGSEIQRPLAIVVIGGLITSTLLTLVMLPILYQRWGKES
- a CDS encoding efflux RND transporter periplasmic adaptor subunit, producing the protein MRRLLSIPLLLLPLFAAADEIRLSPAQVRQAGILTATLAEQKSFANLRLPAQVIVPPGQVEVVAAAVPAMVAAVKVAYGDTVKKGQPLLRLQGGTLLELQRDHLNAIAQAQLAAENRRRDEALFADGIIAQSRLSATLAGERQAVALAAEKQRAMQLAGMAGSAKEVTGIAELRAPFDGVVLEANVQPGQRVDAMTPLLKLGRLAPLWLEIQAAPAQAAGIAAGDTVNIPGCTQAGRVTLVAPQMQAASQSLLIRAELRKPEACIRPFQYVQAEIRPARQLDEKTWRLPAAALVRHEGQVWIFVEAAGGFRPVPVKLLDETSDTALLTADLAGDTRFAIKGASTLKASWLGLGGNQ